From a region of the Deinococcus metallilatus genome:
- a CDS encoding ABC transporter substrate-binding protein encodes MLKRLTVATLSLAALSGALAQQGKPDVLTSVTSGGWDPGFDPAYCWSAGCAWILNNTMETLFRKKDTDASAIEPMLAAQMPTQANGGISKDGKTYTIKLKKGLKFSDGTPLTADDVAYSFKRMLVYAAPSGPSSLLTSPLLGTEDIVTTKTPWAAIDGAVRATSPDTVVFKIKRPFAPFVSILAFPSFGIVSKAAAVGAGDWSGTVKDWQNFVGMDVAKSKFASTGLITSAPFLVERYDPGKLVVLKRNDRYWQAPAKFSRVIVQSVDDDSTRVQLLKTGDADMAERNAIPAPLLPQLQDSPNIKVDTDPPLGMSYGMFFTYKITPSDLTGSGKLDGNGIPSNFFTDKNVRTGFASAFDSTGYIKEVLQGRAVPASTLNVQGLLGYSKSNPQYKFDKARATAAFKKAFGGQLWDKGFKFTTLVGAGKTDNIRMLDIMKRGLESINPKFRMDIKEVQGSQLSALFLDHKVPLYAGAWGVDYADPHNMFQPLVGSDGFYAARTLYKNPKVDSMIEQGLVETNPAKRASLYQQLGRVVFDDVGLLPVYSPTRVRVQQKWITGRAEGDEYYYHIVKK; translated from the coding sequence ATGTTGAAACGTCTGACCGTCGCCACCCTGTCCCTGGCGGCCCTGAGCGGCGCTCTGGCGCAGCAGGGCAAACCGGACGTCCTCACCAGCGTGACCTCGGGCGGGTGGGACCCCGGCTTCGATCCGGCGTACTGCTGGTCGGCGGGCTGCGCCTGGATTCTCAACAACACGATGGAGACGCTGTTCCGCAAAAAGGACACGGACGCCTCCGCCATCGAGCCGATGCTGGCGGCGCAGATGCCGACTCAGGCGAACGGCGGCATCAGCAAGGACGGCAAGACCTACACCATCAAGCTCAAAAAGGGCCTGAAGTTCAGTGACGGCACGCCCCTGACCGCCGACGACGTCGCGTACTCCTTCAAGCGGATGCTGGTCTACGCGGCCCCCAGCGGCCCCAGCTCGCTGCTGACCTCGCCCCTGCTGGGGACCGAGGACATCGTCACCACCAAGACGCCCTGGGCGGCCATCGACGGTGCGGTCAGGGCGACCTCGCCCGACACCGTCGTCTTCAAGATCAAGCGGCCCTTCGCGCCCTTCGTGTCGATCCTCGCCTTTCCCAGTTTCGGCATCGTCTCGAAGGCGGCGGCGGTGGGGGCGGGCGACTGGAGCGGCACGGTCAAGGACTGGCAGAACTTCGTGGGGATGGACGTTGCCAAGAGCAAGTTCGCCAGCACCGGCCTGATCACCAGCGCCCCCTTCCTGGTTGAACGCTACGACCCCGGCAAGCTGGTCGTCCTGAAGCGCAACGACCGGTACTGGCAGGCCCCGGCGAAGTTCTCGCGGGTGATCGTGCAGAGCGTGGACGACGACAGCACCCGCGTCCAACTCCTCAAGACCGGCGACGCGGACATGGCCGAGCGCAACGCGATTCCGGCCCCCCTGCTGCCCCAGCTCCAGGACTCACCGAACATCAAGGTGGACACCGACCCGCCTCTCGGCATGAGTTACGGCATGTTCTTCACGTACAAGATCACGCCGTCCGACCTGACGGGCAGCGGCAAGCTCGACGGCAACGGCATCCCCAGCAACTTCTTCACGGACAAGAATGTCCGCACCGGCTTCGCCTCCGCCTTTGACTCCACCGGGTACATCAAGGAAGTGCTGCAAGGCCGCGCCGTGCCCGCCAGCACGCTGAACGTCCAGGGGCTGCTGGGCTACAGCAAGAGCAACCCGCAGTACAAGTTCGACAAGGCCAGGGCCACTGCCGCCTTCAAGAAAGCCTTCGGCGGTCAGCTCTGGGACAAGGGGTTCAAATTCACCACCCTGGTGGGCGCCGGAAAAACGGACAACATCCGGATGCTGGACATCATGAAGCGCGGGCTGGAGAGCATCAATCCCAAGTTCCGGATGGACATCAAGGAAGTGCAGGGGTCGCAGCTCAGCGCCCTGTTCCTCGACCACAAGGTGCCGCTCTACGCGGGAGCGTGGGGCGTGGACTACGCCGATCCGCACAACATGTTCCAGCCGCTGGTGGGGTCGGACGGGTTCTATGCCGCCCGCACGCTCTACAAGAACCCCAAGGTGGACAGCATGATCGAGCAGGGGCTGGTCGAGACCAACCCGGCCAAGCGCGCCAGCCTCTACCAGCAACTGGGCCGCGTGGTGTTCGACGATGTGGGCCTCCTGCCGGTGTACAGCCCCACCCGCGTCCGCGTGCAGCAGAAGTGGATCACGGGCCGCGCCGAGGGGGACGAGTACTACTACCACATCGTCAAGAAGTGA
- a CDS encoding ABC transporter permease subunit, with protein sequence MIPPNPTITARRFELETVLIASNLAFIQTWPYPLVYLPLVVIYAVFSIAFSTWKLQSYFSTIPTELKEAAWIDGCTRLTSFTRVFLPLALPGSAIAAGFNFIYCWKSSCWPT encoded by the coding sequence TTGATTCCGCCGAATCCGACCATTACCGCCCGCCGTTTTGAACTGGAAACGGTTCTGATTGCTAGCAATCTCGCCTTCATCCAGACCTGGCCCTACCCGCTGGTGTACCTGCCGCTGGTGGTGATCTACGCGGTGTTCAGCATCGCGTTCAGCACCTGGAAGCTGCAAAGCTACTTCTCGACCATTCCCACCGAGCTGAAGGAAGCCGCCTGGATTGACGGCTGCACCCGCCTGACCAGCTTCACCCGGGTGTTTCTCCCGCTGGCGCTGCCCGGCAGCGCCATTGCCGCGGGCTTCAACTTCATCTACTGCTGGAAGAGTTCGTGCTGGCCTACCTGA